The following proteins come from a genomic window of Larimichthys crocea isolate SSNF chromosome XV, L_crocea_2.0, whole genome shotgun sequence:
- the rnf223 gene encoding RING finger protein 223, which produces MEQSHQIWHMQVASQDTAGEVHKKVSVISQPECSICYNTYDNVFKTPKLLECTHTFCLECLSRLMAFSQADQDSNSGSTCLYCPFCRHPTTLPEEGPPALTTSREVLCKLPSHQQQEEPVWLEGEKLCYKSSRHDTGSGTLDSPPNFCICIDIGASKTLDSPIQTQARTFGFLDRLGDWKRMLLFIVLMVLLIVVVLWPLQCVFSTGNMRCIREPVNPNLTTTTTTRPTSTLGDWTSL; this is translated from the coding sequence CTGGAGAGGTGCACAAGAAGGTGTCAGTCATAAGCCAGCCAGAGTGCTCCATCTGCTACAACACCTACGATAATGTCTTCAAAACACCCAAGCTGCTGGAGTGCACCCACACCTTCTGCCTAGAGTGTCTCTCCCGCCTCATGGCCTTCTCACAGGCTGATCAGGACAGTAACAGCGGCAGCACTTGCCTCTATTGCCCCTTCTGCCGTCATCCGACCACACTGCCTGAGGAGGGACCCCCAGCCCTGACCACCAGCCGTGAGGTTCTTTGTAAGTTGCCCAGCCACCAGCAGCAGGAAGAGCCGGTGTGGCTGGAGGGGGAGAAGCTATGCTACAAAAGTTCCAGGCATGACACTGGATCAGGAACTCTTGACAGTCCCCCGAATTTCTGCATCTGCATTGACATTGGGGCCAGCAAAACACTGGATTCTCCGATCCAGACGCAGGCTCGGACTTTTGGCTTTCTGGATCGCCTGGGAGACTGGAAGAGGATGTTGCTCTTCATAGTGCTCATGGTGCTGCTTATTGTCGTCGTGTTATGGCCACTGCAGTGTGTATTCAGCACTGGAAACATGCGCTGTATTCGAGAACCTGTCAACCCCAACCTCACTACCACCACAACTACCAGGCCAACCAGTACTTTAGGTGACTGGACCTCActttaa